The following DNA comes from Flavisolibacter ginsenosidimutans.
GTTTTAAACTCGCGTTTCAACTGAGCACCAAACGCGATCCGGAAGAACCGCTTTACACCGTGCGCCGGATGATTGTGCCGTTTCAATGGTCGCCGGAAGGAATGTTAAAGGTTATGAAGAGTGCTTTCAGCCGTAGTGAATAAACTGTGCGCAACGGATGCAGCGTTACCATAATTTGGAACAGTCTTTGACTTTATAAAACAAATTGTGGTTATGTTTCCTTTGTGGTTTTTTGTGGTGCTGATTGTGTTAATCTGTTACCTGTTGTACCTCACCCGTACTACCGAAGAAGATCTGCGGACAATGAGCAGGAACCAGTTGAATCAATCGAAATATTTAATGAAAGAAAACTTTCCCGACAACTGATTTGCGGATGCGTTGAGTGAGATTAGGTGGACGGTTTTTAAACGGTATCAAATAAAAAAAGATGCAAGGTTTACCTGCATCTTTTTTTATTTTATACGGACGAGAGGGACAACGAATCTCCTTCAGACTTTAATCTCTCCGGCCGCCACGGGTTAAGGCTACTAACAACAAAATAAAAACAGCGGCGCCAACAACCCAAATCCAGGGCGAAGCGTACCAATTGCTTCCTTTTGTATTAATGTTTACGTTCACGTCTTTTTCCTGGGCAAGGAGTAAAGTGCTGTAGAAAGCAGCAGCAAGAGAGAAAAAAATCTTTTTCATAATAAAGCTTTCGTTCAGTTTTAAAAAAGTTGTGCCAACTCAGCCGTTTTGCCGTTTGCCAAACAACAAACTTCCGACGCGAATCAGGTTGCTGCCTTCTTCGAGCGCAATCTTGTAATCGGCGCTCATGCCCATGGAAAGAGTTTGGAGTTTGAAGTTTGGGGTTTGGAGTTGGGCGTGTTGGTCGAAGATTCTTTTTAAGTTTTTGAATTCGTTTCGCACTTTGTTCATGTCTTCGGTAAATGAAGCCATGCCCATTAAGCCGCTAACACAAATGTTGTTTAATTCCTGCAATTCGTGATTGAAACTCGTGTTTAATTCTTCCTCACTGAAACCAAATTTTGTTTCTTCCTGCGCAATGTGCACCTGAAGCAGAACGTCAATGACCCGATTGTTTTTTCCTCCTTGCTTGTTCACTTCCTTTAGCAGTTTGAAGCTGTCAATGCCGTGAATGAGGCGCACAAACGGTGCGATGTATTTGACCTTGTTGCCTTGCAAGTGCCCAATGAAATGCCAGCGAATGTCTTTCGGGAGTTGCGCTTCTTTGTTCAGCAATTCCTGCACATAGTTCTCGCCAAAATCGCGGTGGCCCAGGTCATAAAGCTCTTTGATGGCTTCTACGGGTTTGGTTTTGCTTACGGCTACGAGGGTGGCGTTGGCGGCTTGTGTTTCTTTTAAAATAGAAAAATAATTCTCTGGGTTAACAAACATCTGACTTGATTAAGCGGTGTAAATGTAGCTTGCGTTTTTGCATTCGTAAACGTTTGGCTTTGTGGTCAGCAACGCAGTTAATGGTTAAGTGCAACACCGCACGCATTTGACGGTTGCGGATTCACAACTACATTTGCGCACAAATTTTTGCTTGTTATGAACTTTCAATTAAGCGAAGAGCACCTGATGATACAACAGGCGGCCCGCGACTTTGCACAGGCCGAATGCTTGCCCGGCGTGATTGAACGCGACGAAAAAATGCAGTTTCCCCGTGAACAACTGGAAAAACTCGCTGACCTCGGATTTTTGGGAATGATGGTAAGCACCGATTACGGCGGCGCGGGCCTGGATACAGTCAGTTATGTTCTTGCGATGGAAGAAATCAGCAAGGTGGATGCAAGCGTGAGTGTTTGCATGAGCGTGAACAACAGCCTTGTTTGTTACGGCCTGGAAGCTTACGGCACCGAAGAACAGAAACAAAAATATTTAACGCCACTGGCACAGGGAAAAAAGGACGGTGCATTGTACACCGGCGCATTTCTATTAAGCGAACCGGAAGCGGGCAGCGATGCTACCTCACAACGAACGACCGCCGAAGACAAAGGCGATCATTATCTTTTGAACGGTACAAAAAACTGGATCACCAACGGCGGCACGGCTTCGGTTTATCTAGTGATTGCACAAACCGATCCGTCGAAAGGACACAAAGGCATTTCGGTTTTTATTGTTGAAAAATCATGGCCGGGCGTTGTCGTTGGCGGAAAAGAAAACAAGTTGGGCATTCGTGCATCGGACACGCACACCATCATGTTCAACGACGTGAAAGTGCCGAAAGAAAACCGTATTGGCGAAGACGGCTTTGGTTTTAAGTTCGCTATGAAAACGCTGGCCGGTGGCCGCATCGGCATTGCTTCGCAGGCTCTTGGCATTGCCTCCGGCGCTTACGAATTATCACTGAAATATTCCAAAGAAAGAAAGGCCTTTGGCAAGCCCATCTCCGAACACCAGGCCATTGCCTTTAAACTCGCCGACATGGCTACCCGCATTGAAGCGGCAAAGTTGCTTTGTTTCAAAGCCTCTTTTGACAAAGACCAGAAACGCGATTATACCTTAAGCGCTTCAATGGCAAAAGTATTTGCATCGGAAACAGCCATGTGGACAACCGTGGAAGCCGTGCAAATTCACGGCGGCTACGGCTACGTAAAAGAATACCACGTTGAGCGGCTGATGCGGGACGCCAAAATCACCCAGATTTACGAAGGCACAAGTGAAGTGCAGCGCATCGTAATTGGCCGGGAGATTATAAAGCAGTGAGTGGTAAGCTCACGCATAAGCTATCTATTTCCCTAAAGCCCTTGTAAAGAGGGCTTTTAAATTATTTGACTGTTTTGTTTGCACAATTCACCATTTATCCCACACGTTTTCATTTTGTGAAAACTGCAATTCATGCGGAAAATCAGCTTTCTGCCTCCGGTTCAAGGGTTCTTTTGCGCTACCTTTGTCCAGCTATTAAACGGTTATGAAAAAAATTCACATTGCTTTATTGCTCCTGGCCGTTGCCGGCATTGTAGGCATGTCTTTTTTTGTGAAAGACCTTACGACGCAGGAAACCTTCTCCACCGCCAAAGAAAAATCCGGTAAGTACGTAGTGGTAAAAACGAAGCTCGACAACTCGGTTGCCATTGAGTACGATGCAGTAAAAAACCCAAACCTCACGGTTTTTTATGCCGTTGATGCCAAAGGCCAGCGCAGCAAGGTTGTTTACACCGAAGCCAAAATAAAAGACATGGAGCGCAGCGAAGGCCTTGACCTGAACGGCTACATGCGCGACGGTTATTTTGAGTGCAACAAAATCCAGGCAAAGTGCCCGTCAAAGTATAAAGACGACCCGGCACAGGCCAAAAAGAATCTTGCATCCGGTTCCGCGAATCAATACTAATCTCGAATGAATTACATCGGCGAGCACCTTCTTCCCGGCAAACTCGGACATTTTTTTTTACTTCTATCCTTTGTTTCTTCTATTGGCGCTACGCTGAGTTTTTTTCTTAGCGTACAAAAAAGCCGCAGCCTTGCAAATAACGCCGGTGCTGCTCAATGGAAAAAACTTGGGCGTTTGTTTTTTGCGCTGGAAGTGTTTTCGGTTTTTGCCGTTTTTTCCATTCTCTTTTACATCATCAGCAATCATTATTTCGAATACAAATACGCCTGGCAACACAGCAGCCGTTCGCTTGAAAAAGAATACCTGCTCAGTTGTTTTTGGGAAGGACAGGAAGGAAGCTTCCTGCTTTGGAGCATCTGGCATTGCGTACTCGGTTCGCTAATCATTTGGAAAGAAAAAGAATGGGAAGGGCCGGTGATGACGGTGATTGCCTTTGCACAAATACTGCT
Coding sequences within:
- a CDS encoding YggS family pyridoxal phosphate-dependent enzyme: MFVNPENYFSILKETQAANATLVAVSKTKPVEAIKELYDLGHRDFGENYVQELLNKEAQLPKDIRWHFIGHLQGNKVKYIAPFVRLIHGIDSFKLLKEVNKQGGKNNRVIDVLLQVHIAQEETKFGFSEEELNTSFNHELQELNNICVSGLMGMASFTEDMNKVRNEFKNLKRIFDQHAQLQTPNFKLQTLSMGMSADYKIALEEGSNLIRVGSLLFGKRQNG
- a CDS encoding acyl-CoA dehydrogenase; amino-acid sequence: MNFQLSEEHLMIQQAARDFAQAECLPGVIERDEKMQFPREQLEKLADLGFLGMMVSTDYGGAGLDTVSYVLAMEEISKVDASVSVCMSVNNSLVCYGLEAYGTEEQKQKYLTPLAQGKKDGALYTGAFLLSEPEAGSDATSQRTTAEDKGDHYLLNGTKNWITNGGTASVYLVIAQTDPSKGHKGISVFIVEKSWPGVVVGGKENKLGIRASDTHTIMFNDVKVPKENRIGEDGFGFKFAMKTLAGGRIGIASQALGIASGAYELSLKYSKERKAFGKPISEHQAIAFKLADMATRIEAAKLLCFKASFDKDQKRDYTLSASMAKVFASETAMWTTVEAVQIHGGYGYVKEYHVERLMRDAKITQIYEGTSEVQRIVIGREIIKQ
- a CDS encoding cytochrome c maturation protein CcmE domain-containing protein codes for the protein MKKIHIALLLLAVAGIVGMSFFVKDLTTQETFSTAKEKSGKYVVVKTKLDNSVAIEYDAVKNPNLTVFYAVDAKGQRSKVVYTEAKIKDMERSEGLDLNGYMRDGYFECNKIQAKCPSKYKDDPAQAKKNLASGSANQY